Proteins from a genomic interval of Paenibacillus sp. FSL R5-0623:
- a CDS encoding protein arginine kinase, with product MPNLRFTEKALSDWMRSDAADSEIVISSRVRIARNLQHVPFPMLASNEQSEEVLNKLSEVLQYDDVHAFGDFHTLDLIDIDELDKRVLVEKHLISPSLANESRNGAVILSEDESVSIMINEEDHLRIQCLYPGFQVKEAWEKASAIDDAFEAHVDYAFDDRRGYLTSCPTNVGTGVRASVMMHLPALVMTQQIGRILTAVSQVGLTVRGIYGEGSEAMGNLFQISNQITLGQTEQEVIENLHGVVLQMIGHERTARERLITDSRLRITDRVMRSYGILSHAAIVDSKEAAQRLSDVRLGVDLGLLDGLSITVMNELNVMTQPGFLQKTFGEDMRTDERDIYRAQLIRDTIKAAKQS from the coding sequence ATGCCTAATCTGCGCTTTACAGAGAAGGCGCTCAGCGACTGGATGCGCAGTGATGCGGCTGATTCCGAAATTGTCATTAGCAGCCGTGTCCGGATTGCACGCAACCTTCAGCATGTTCCGTTTCCGATGCTGGCTTCCAATGAGCAATCGGAAGAGGTGCTGAATAAGCTGAGCGAAGTACTTCAATACGATGACGTTCATGCCTTTGGGGATTTTCATACGTTGGATCTGATCGATATTGACGAACTCGACAAACGGGTGCTGGTGGAGAAACATCTCATCAGTCCAAGTCTTGCGAATGAATCCAGGAATGGTGCGGTTATTCTCAGTGAGGATGAGTCGGTCAGTATTATGATTAACGAAGAGGATCATCTTCGTATCCAGTGCCTCTATCCGGGGTTCCAGGTGAAAGAAGCCTGGGAGAAAGCTTCCGCAATAGATGATGCTTTTGAAGCGCACGTGGACTATGCTTTTGATGATCGCAGAGGATACTTAACCAGCTGTCCTACCAATGTAGGTACAGGTGTCAGAGCATCGGTTATGATGCACTTGCCTGCCCTGGTGATGACACAACAGATTGGCCGTATTCTAACCGCAGTTTCCCAAGTGGGATTGACGGTAAGAGGAATATACGGTGAAGGTAGCGAGGCGATGGGTAACCTGTTCCAGATCTCGAACCAGATTACATTGGGACAGACCGAACAGGAAGTCATCGAGAACCTGCATGGTGTTGTATTACAGATGATAGGTCATGAGCGTACAGCCAGAGAACGGTTAATTACCGACTCCAGACTTCGGATTACGGATCGTGTCATGCGCTCTTACGGCATATTGTCTCATGCAGCTATTGTTGATTCCAAGGAAGCTGCACAGCGCTTATCGGATGTACGCCTTGGCGTGGATCTCGGTTTGTTGGATGGACTGTCCATTACGGTAATGAATGAGTTGAATGTGATGACACAGCCGGGATTCTTGCAGAAAACGTTCGGGGAAGATATGCGCACAGATGAGCGTGACATCTACCGTGCTCAGTTGATTCGTGATACGATCAAGGCAGCGAAGCAGTCCTAG
- the ispD gene encoding 2-C-methyl-D-erythritol 4-phosphate cytidylyltransferase, giving the protein MDKGWGVVIVAAGRGTRMGTTESKQFLLLQDKPVFIHTLEVFAALDEIREMVLVTGTADVERCQDWVKEYQLDSRVRVIPGGKERQHSVHKGLEALGTDWVLVHDGVRPFVNHEQIKGCMAAAISGGGAAVLAVPVKDTIKQVNAEGVVTATPDRSSLWSIQTPQAFRLSSLLSAYESAEQDGFLGTDDAMLAERQGMSVKVVEGNYTNIKLTTPEDLQYAAFLLGGEKKR; this is encoded by the coding sequence ATGGATAAAGGGTGGGGCGTTGTCATTGTGGCAGCAGGTCGCGGAACCCGGATGGGGACGACCGAGAGCAAACAGTTTCTGTTGCTGCAGGACAAGCCCGTTTTCATACATACGCTTGAGGTATTTGCTGCGCTGGACGAGATCCGCGAGATGGTGCTGGTCACAGGAACCGCAGATGTTGAACGCTGCCAGGATTGGGTAAAAGAATACCAACTGGATTCACGTGTCCGTGTTATCCCCGGAGGGAAAGAGAGACAACATTCTGTCCATAAAGGCCTTGAGGCACTTGGGACGGATTGGGTTCTCGTTCACGACGGGGTACGTCCTTTTGTGAACCATGAGCAGATCAAGGGATGCATGGCGGCCGCCATATCCGGTGGTGGAGCAGCTGTGCTGGCGGTTCCCGTGAAGGATACGATCAAACAAGTGAATGCGGAAGGAGTCGTTACGGCGACGCCAGACCGCAGCAGTCTGTGGAGCATTCAAACCCCGCAGGCTTTTCGTCTTTCTTCCCTGCTCTCCGCCTACGAATCAGCCGAGCAGGACGGATTTCTGGGAACAGATGATGCCATGCTGGCTGAACGTCAGGGAATGTCGGTCAAGGTTGTGGAAGGCAATTATACCAATATCAAATTAACAACGCCGGAAGATTTGCAATATGCTGCGTTTTTGCTGGGGGGAGAGAAGAAGCGATGA
- the disA gene encoding DNA integrity scanning diadenylate cyclase DisA, translating into MKDMSQLDNMNELLRLIAPGTPFREGLENVLRAKTGALLVVGYSPEVMEVVDGGFSINCDFSPNYLYELAKMDGAIILSEDLKRILYANTQLIPDSSISSSETGIRHRTAERVAKQTGKLVVSISQRRNIITLYQGTLRYSLKEIGVILTKANQAIQTLEKYKAVLTQSLTNLSASEFEELVTIPEVVNVIQRTEMVMRIKTEIKRYIHELGNEGRLISMQMEELVGTTEEEAWLLYKDYARDDSDDKIREIIVGLKRLSDDELLDAHHIVRLLGYPSSAATSEDSVAPRGFRVLNKIPRLPNVIIHNLVDQFEQLPHVIMATIEELDEVDGIGEVRARTIKEGLKRLQEQMFIDRQM; encoded by the coding sequence ATGAAAGATATGAGCCAACTGGATAATATGAATGAGTTGTTAAGGCTGATCGCACCAGGTACACCTTTCCGCGAAGGTCTGGAAAATGTGCTGCGCGCCAAGACGGGCGCACTGCTTGTTGTAGGATACAGCCCTGAAGTAATGGAAGTGGTGGATGGGGGATTCTCGATTAACTGTGATTTCTCCCCGAACTATCTGTACGAACTCGCCAAGATGGATGGAGCCATTATTCTTAGCGAGGATTTGAAGCGTATTCTTTACGCCAATACCCAGTTAATCCCCGACTCGTCGATCTCATCATCAGAGACGGGGATTCGTCACCGGACGGCAGAGCGTGTAGCAAAGCAAACGGGTAAATTGGTCGTATCCATATCACAGCGTCGGAATATCATTACCCTGTATCAGGGAACACTTCGTTATTCCCTCAAGGAAATCGGGGTTATTTTGACCAAAGCGAATCAAGCGATTCAAACCTTAGAGAAATACAAAGCGGTATTAACACAGTCTCTTACGAATCTGAGTGCCTCTGAATTTGAGGAACTGGTGACGATTCCTGAAGTGGTTAATGTGATTCAGCGTACCGAAATGGTGATGCGGATCAAAACGGAAATCAAACGATACATTCATGAACTTGGGAATGAGGGACGACTCATTTCCATGCAAATGGAAGAACTCGTGGGTACAACGGAAGAAGAAGCCTGGTTATTGTATAAGGACTATGCCCGTGACGACAGTGATGACAAAATCCGTGAAATTATCGTGGGACTGAAAAGATTGTCGGACGATGAGTTGCTGGATGCACATCATATTGTCCGTCTTCTCGGCTATCCTTCATCAGCGGCTACTTCTGAGGATTCGGTTGCCCCTCGTGGATTCCGGGTATTAAATAAGATCCCCCGCCTGCCCAATGTCATTATCCATAATTTGGTGGATCAATTCGAACAATTGCCTCATGTGATTATGGCTACAATTGAAGAACTGGACGAAGTGGACGGTATTGGTGAAGTTCGTGCCCGGACCATTAAGGAAGGCCTCAAACGTTTGCAGGAGCAGATGTTTATCGACAGACAGATGTAA
- a CDS encoding UvrB/UvrC motif-containing protein, with translation MLCQECNKRPATLHFTKIVNGEKTEFHICESCAREKGEMIPGTAGGFSIHNLLSGLLDFDPAGKSGSAGTPPAKALQCEECGMTYAQFSKIGRFGCSSCYKYFDSRLDPLFKRVHGNTSHVGKVPARAGGRIKVKRQIADLKRELQESIAQEEFEEAAQIRDQIRGLEKGIAQE, from the coding sequence ATGCTGTGCCAAGAATGCAATAAACGTCCGGCGACACTTCATTTTACGAAGATCGTAAATGGAGAGAAGACGGAATTCCATATTTGTGAGTCATGTGCCCGTGAAAAAGGGGAAATGATCCCTGGAACAGCAGGTGGGTTTTCCATTCACAACTTGTTGTCCGGATTGCTTGATTTTGATCCAGCCGGCAAAAGTGGATCGGCAGGAACACCACCTGCAAAAGCTCTTCAATGTGAAGAGTGTGGTATGACGTACGCACAATTTAGTAAGATAGGCCGGTTCGGCTGCAGTTCATGTTATAAATATTTTGACAGTCGTCTGGATCCTTTGTTCAAGCGGGTTCATGGTAATACGTCCCATGTAGGAAAAGTGCCTGCACGAGCTGGTGGTCGCATCAAGGTGAAACGGCAAATTGCTGATCTGAAGCGTGAGCTCCAAGAGAGCATCGCACAAGAGGAATTTGAAGAGGCGGCTCAGATCCGTGACCAGATCAGAGGACTTGAAAAAGGAATAGCTCAGGAGTAA
- the clpC gene encoding ATP-dependent protease ATP-binding subunit ClpC has product MMFGRFTERAQKVLALAQEEAVRLGHNNIGTEHILLGLIREGEGIAAKALIGLGLGLEKIQDEVETLIGRGQEQPTNIAYTPRAKKVIELSMDEARKLGHTYVGTEHILLGLIREGEGVAARVLNNLGISLNKARQQVLQLLGSSEAVSSHNGTPANVSTPTLDSLARDLTAYAKENNLDPVIGRSKEIERVIQVLSRRTKNNPVLIGEPGVGKTAIAEGLAQKIIANEIPETLRDKRVMTLDMGSVVAGTKYRGEFEDRLKKIMDEIRQAGNIVLFIDELHTLIGAGGAEGAIDASNILKPALARGELQCIGATTLDEYRKYIEKDAALERRFQPITVDQPSPEEAIQILHGLRDRYEAHHRVKITDEAIVQAVKLSDRYITDRFLPDKAIDLIDEAGSKVRLNSYTIPPNLKQLESRLEDIRKEKDAAVQSQEFEKAAALRDTEQKIREELDVTKNQWKEKQGRTDSEVTPEDIAQVVASWTGIPVNQLKEEETQRLMNLESILHERVIGQDEAVKSVSRAVRRARAGLKDPKRPMGSFIFLGPTGVGKTELARALAEAMFGDENAVIRIDMSEYGEKHSTSRLVGAPPGYVGYEEGGQLTEKVRRKPYSVVLLDEIEKAHPEVFNILLQVLEDGRLTDSKGRVVDFRNTLIILTSNVGAEAIKRNSTLGFTAVVDAGADYDNMKGKVMDELKKSFRPEFLNRIDEIIVFHSLEEKHIAEIVTLMSEELRKRLLEHEVDFELTDNAKSFLAKSGFDPAYGARPLRRAIQKHIEDKLSEELLTGNVTKGDSLLIDEENGALSVTKKDVVVPSNEEIETK; this is encoded by the coding sequence ATGATGTTTGGAAGATTTACGGAACGGGCCCAAAAGGTGCTCGCACTCGCGCAGGAAGAAGCTGTCCGTCTCGGTCATAATAACATCGGTACTGAGCATATTTTGCTCGGCCTCATTCGTGAAGGCGAAGGCATCGCAGCCAAAGCACTGATCGGCCTGGGACTCGGATTGGAAAAAATTCAGGATGAAGTAGAAACGCTGATTGGCCGTGGCCAAGAGCAACCTACCAACATTGCATATACGCCACGTGCGAAAAAAGTAATTGAACTGTCTATGGATGAAGCTCGTAAATTGGGCCACACTTATGTAGGCACAGAGCATATCCTGCTCGGATTGATTCGTGAAGGCGAGGGTGTTGCAGCACGTGTGCTCAATAACCTGGGGATCAGCCTGAACAAAGCACGTCAACAAGTGCTGCAGTTGCTTGGCAGCAGTGAAGCTGTATCCAGTCATAATGGAACACCTGCCAATGTCAGCACACCAACACTGGACAGTCTGGCGCGTGATCTAACGGCGTATGCCAAAGAGAACAACCTGGACCCAGTCATTGGACGTAGCAAAGAAATTGAACGTGTCATCCAGGTGCTCAGCCGTCGTACCAAGAACAACCCGGTATTGATCGGTGAGCCAGGTGTAGGTAAAACAGCGATTGCTGAAGGCCTTGCACAAAAAATCATTGCAAATGAAATTCCGGAAACATTACGCGACAAACGTGTAATGACCCTGGATATGGGTTCTGTAGTCGCTGGAACCAAATATCGTGGTGAGTTCGAAGATCGTCTGAAAAAAATCATGGATGAGATTCGCCAAGCAGGTAACATTGTCCTGTTTATCGACGAATTGCATACCTTGATTGGCGCAGGCGGAGCTGAAGGTGCCATCGATGCTTCTAACATTTTGAAACCGGCTCTGGCCCGTGGAGAATTGCAATGTATCGGTGCGACAACACTGGATGAATATCGTAAATACATCGAGAAGGATGCAGCGCTTGAGCGTCGTTTCCAACCGATTACTGTAGATCAGCCCTCTCCGGAAGAAGCGATTCAAATCTTGCACGGCTTGCGTGACCGTTATGAGGCGCATCACCGCGTGAAAATTACGGACGAAGCCATTGTGCAGGCGGTTAAACTGTCTGATCGTTACATCACGGACCGTTTCTTGCCAGACAAAGCGATTGACCTGATTGATGAAGCAGGTTCCAAAGTAAGATTGAACTCTTACACGATCCCACCAAACCTGAAACAACTGGAAAGCCGTCTGGAAGATATCCGTAAGGAAAAAGACGCTGCAGTTCAAAGTCAGGAGTTCGAAAAAGCAGCAGCTCTGCGTGATACGGAACAAAAAATCCGTGAAGAGCTGGATGTAACGAAGAACCAGTGGAAAGAGAAACAAGGTCGCACCGATTCCGAGGTTACTCCTGAGGATATCGCACAAGTGGTAGCCAGCTGGACTGGAATCCCTGTGAATCAACTGAAAGAAGAAGAGACACAGCGTCTGATGAATCTGGAGTCTATTCTACATGAACGTGTCATCGGTCAGGATGAAGCAGTGAAGTCTGTCAGCCGTGCGGTTCGTCGTGCTCGTGCGGGACTTAAAGATCCAAAACGTCCGATGGGTTCATTCATTTTCCTCGGCCCTACAGGGGTAGGTAAAACAGAACTTGCTCGTGCTCTGGCTGAAGCGATGTTCGGCGATGAAAATGCAGTAATCCGGATTGATATGTCCGAGTATGGTGAGAAGCACTCGACTTCCCGACTTGTCGGAGCGCCTCCAGGATATGTTGGGTACGAAGAAGGTGGCCAGCTGACAGAGAAAGTTCGTCGCAAGCCATATTCCGTAGTCCTTCTCGATGAAATCGAGAAAGCACATCCAGAAGTATTCAATATCTTGTTACAAGTGCTTGAGGATGGTCGACTGACCGATTCCAAAGGTCGCGTCGTTGACTTCCGCAATACGCTGATCATTCTAACATCCAACGTGGGTGCCGAAGCGATCAAACGTAACTCAACACTGGGCTTCACTGCAGTTGTAGATGCAGGAGCAGATTATGACAACATGAAGGGGAAAGTGATGGATGAGCTGAAGAAAAGCTTCCGTCCAGAGTTCCTTAACCGGATTGATGAAATTATCGTGTTCCACTCACTCGAAGAAAAACACATCGCTGAAATTGTTACGCTTATGAGTGAAGAACTTCGTAAACGACTGCTCGAACATGAGGTCGATTTCGAACTCACTGATAATGCCAAGTCTTTCCTTGCGAAGTCAGGCTTTGATCCAGCTTACGGTGCGCGTCCGCTTCGTCGGGCGATCCAGAAGCATATCGAGGACAAATTGTCCGAAGAGTTGCTCACAGGTAACGTAACCAAAGGGGATTCATTGCTCATCGACGAAGAGAACGGTGCACTGTCTGTTACGAAAAAAGACGTAGTTGTTCCTTCGAACGAGGAAATCGAAACGAAATAA
- a CDS encoding PIN/TRAM domain-containing protein, with amino-acid sequence MWKKGILTFTGLCGAWFGYTAYHLAGKSVPWMAEWIQSAGLLGAGISTLLGAVMFMAVCNIGGTLVADRLHSGIDSLAKVPMNELAAGAAGTVAGLLVALLIYPVVGWMGTAGEVLQVALTVISAYSGYTLAMAKKDDLGAFWMSGRWGHPEVDEDRRMEEHKILDTSVIIDGRIADICKTGFIEGTIVIPEFVLEELQHIADSSDLLKRNRGRRGLDILNKIQKELDVKVLIYEGDFEEISEVDSKLVKLAKVLQGKVVTNDFNLNKVCELQGVSVLNINDLANAVKPVVLPGEEIMVQIIKDGKEHGQGVAYLDDGTMIVVEGGREYIGMMMEVLVTSVLQTSAGRMIFAKPKLLEKAQ; translated from the coding sequence ATGTGGAAAAAAGGCATTTTAACTTTTACAGGATTGTGCGGTGCATGGTTCGGCTACACGGCATATCATCTGGCAGGAAAATCGGTCCCATGGATGGCGGAGTGGATTCAGTCAGCAGGATTACTGGGAGCTGGTATATCGACACTGCTGGGAGCTGTAATGTTTATGGCTGTATGTAATATTGGTGGAACATTGGTGGCAGACAGGCTGCATAGTGGAATCGATTCATTGGCAAAAGTACCTATGAACGAACTGGCTGCAGGTGCCGCAGGTACCGTTGCAGGATTGCTGGTGGCCTTGTTGATCTACCCTGTTGTGGGATGGATGGGGACGGCAGGAGAAGTGCTGCAAGTGGCGCTGACGGTGATTAGTGCTTATTCCGGTTATACCCTTGCCATGGCGAAGAAAGACGATCTAGGGGCCTTCTGGATGTCTGGAAGATGGGGTCATCCCGAGGTGGACGAGGATAGACGGATGGAAGAACATAAGATTCTGGATACCAGTGTTATTATCGATGGGCGTATCGCTGATATATGCAAAACCGGATTTATTGAAGGCACGATCGTAATTCCGGAATTTGTTCTGGAGGAGTTACAGCATATTGCTGATTCATCGGATCTGCTCAAGCGGAACAGAGGACGGCGTGGACTGGACATTTTGAACAAAATCCAGAAGGAACTCGATGTAAAAGTCCTGATCTACGAGGGGGATTTCGAGGAAATCTCCGAGGTGGATAGCAAACTGGTTAAACTGGCTAAAGTGCTTCAGGGTAAAGTGGTCACCAATGACTTTAACCTGAACAAAGTGTGCGAACTCCAGGGTGTATCTGTGTTGAACATTAATGATCTCGCTAATGCGGTTAAGCCGGTTGTTCTGCCAGGTGAGGAGATCATGGTGCAGATCATCAAGGATGGCAAGGAGCATGGTCAAGGTGTAGCTTATCTGGATGATGGCACAATGATCGTTGTGGAAGGCGGACGCGAGTATATCGGCATGATGATGGAAGTGCTGGTGACCAGTGTGTTGCAGACTTCAGCGGGACGAATGATTTTTGCCAAGCCGAAACTGTTGGAAAAAGCCCAATAA
- the pssA gene encoding CDP-diacylglycerol--serine O-phosphatidyltransferase: MLTRFIPNLFTLGNLFLGMMAILLAIDGNYSLAAIMVIVAMLLDGLDGRVARALNAQSEFGKELDSLSDMVSFGAAPALIIFMVSFQDSMPILAWIATAAFPICGAIRLARFNVRPGIPGYFTGLPIPAAGGVLATLSLFNKDIGPVSMMIATLLLSYLMVSSLKYPNFKKVGLPRKAIWIAPWVVLFAIAVAVIFPEQLSKLIFIPLVLYALYGMKHNVRTAASRSRAKKRKDEKSSRPSDR; encoded by the coding sequence ATGCTAACCAGATTCATTCCGAATCTCTTTACCCTGGGTAATCTGTTTCTTGGAATGATGGCAATTTTGCTTGCGATTGATGGAAATTACAGTTTGGCTGCCATTATGGTCATTGTAGCGATGTTGCTGGATGGTCTGGATGGCCGAGTGGCACGTGCACTTAATGCCCAAAGCGAATTCGGCAAGGAACTGGATTCCTTGTCTGACATGGTTTCCTTTGGTGCAGCACCAGCCCTGATCATATTTATGGTGTCGTTTCAAGATTCGATGCCGATCCTCGCCTGGATCGCAACAGCGGCTTTTCCGATCTGTGGAGCCATTCGTCTTGCTCGGTTTAATGTTCGTCCGGGAATTCCCGGGTATTTCACAGGTCTGCCGATTCCCGCAGCCGGTGGGGTGCTGGCTACACTGTCCTTGTTCAATAAGGATATTGGTCCGGTTAGCATGATGATTGCTACGTTGCTGTTATCGTATCTGATGGTGAGTTCGCTTAAATATCCCAATTTCAAAAAGGTCGGTTTGCCACGCAAGGCAATCTGGATTGCACCATGGGTTGTGTTATTTGCCATAGCCGTAGCCGTTATTTTCCCGGAGCAGTTATCCAAATTGATCTTTATTCCGCTGGTATTATACGCCTTGTATGGAATGAAGCATAATGTGCGAACAGCGGCCTCACGTAGTCGGGCGAAAAAGCGCAAGGATGAGAAATCTTCCCGTCCTTCCGATCGGTAA
- the radA gene encoding DNA repair protein RadA produces MAKVKTKFQCTECGYEAPKWYGKCPGCQSWNSMVEETETVVKTQGRNSPLFDSKDKPLPIIDIDSGQEPRVQTGIGELNRVLGGGIVPGSLVLVGGDPGIGKSTLMLQTSHALTHSGLRVLYVSGEESVKQTKLRADRLGALSAELYVLCETNMERVEEAVDQIQPHFLVIDSIQTVYLPEVTSAPGSVAQVRECTSRFMRIAKGRGIATVLVGHVTKEGAIAGPRMLEHMVDCVLYFEGERHHTYRLLRAVKNRFGSTNEIGIFEMGEDGLREVGNPSELFLSERPLGVAGSTVVASMEGTRPLLVELQALISTTHFPSPRRMATGVDLHRLNLIIAVLEKRMGMFLQTQDAYLNVAGGVRLDEPAVDLAVAVSIASSLRDVPTKPDDVIFGEIGLTGEVRAVSRAEQRVKEAAKLGFKRVILPEKSLKGWKHPRGIQLIGVNTVADALAVALD; encoded by the coding sequence GTGGCCAAAGTTAAAACCAAGTTTCAATGTACGGAATGCGGCTATGAAGCCCCCAAGTGGTACGGTAAGTGTCCGGGTTGTCAGTCATGGAATTCAATGGTGGAAGAGACAGAGACGGTGGTCAAAACACAGGGGAGAAATTCTCCTCTGTTTGACAGTAAAGATAAACCGCTTCCTATCATAGATATAGATAGCGGTCAGGAACCGCGTGTACAGACTGGAATCGGAGAGTTGAACCGGGTATTGGGTGGCGGAATCGTTCCGGGTTCACTCGTTCTGGTGGGCGGAGATCCGGGTATCGGTAAATCAACGTTGATGTTGCAGACGTCCCATGCTTTGACGCATTCGGGTTTGCGTGTGTTATATGTTTCCGGTGAGGAATCAGTCAAGCAAACCAAATTGCGGGCAGACCGCCTCGGGGCACTCTCTGCCGAGTTGTATGTACTGTGTGAAACCAATATGGAACGTGTAGAGGAAGCGGTGGATCAGATCCAGCCGCATTTTCTTGTCATCGACTCCATTCAGACGGTATATCTTCCCGAAGTTACCAGTGCGCCAGGTAGTGTAGCGCAGGTAAGGGAATGTACGTCAAGGTTTATGCGGATTGCCAAAGGCAGAGGCATTGCAACGGTTCTTGTGGGGCATGTTACCAAAGAAGGTGCCATTGCCGGTCCACGTATGTTAGAACATATGGTGGATTGCGTCCTTTATTTTGAAGGAGAACGGCATCATACGTATCGCCTGCTCCGTGCGGTGAAGAACCGTTTTGGTTCAACCAATGAGATTGGCATTTTTGAAATGGGCGAGGATGGACTTCGTGAGGTGGGCAATCCGTCCGAACTCTTTTTGTCGGAACGTCCACTGGGTGTAGCTGGTTCAACGGTAGTTGCCAGTATGGAGGGTACACGCCCTCTGCTCGTGGAATTGCAGGCGTTGATCTCGACCACACATTTCCCTTCTCCCCGCCGTATGGCAACAGGGGTAGATCTGCATCGATTAAATCTGATCATTGCAGTGCTGGAGAAACGGATGGGGATGTTTTTACAGACCCAGGATGCGTATCTGAACGTGGCTGGTGGAGTACGGTTGGATGAGCCCGCTGTAGATTTAGCGGTTGCTGTCAGCATTGCATCCAGTTTGAGAGATGTACCGACCAAGCCGGACGACGTCATCTTTGGCGAGATTGGTCTGACAGGTGAAGTTCGAGCCGTATCACGGGCCGAACAACGAGTGAAGGAAGCCGCAAAGCTGGGCTTCAAGCGAGTCATTTTACCAGAAAAAAGCTTAAAGGGCTGGAAACATCCTCGCGGGATACAACTGATCGGTGTGAATACCGTGGCAGATGCACTAGCGGTTGCTTTAGATTAG
- a CDS encoding GNAT family N-acetyltransferase codes for MEIQKLTVDDFEPAMALSEYAFQVVMSEEQKEKRRSQFSSQDIWGVYEGGQLGAKLHIIPFQTYIHGRSFEMGGIAGVATWPEYRRKGWVAGLLKHALEEMNRNKQSISFLHPFSFGFYRKYGWETYVEFKRYKVPTAHLPSKKATPGTIRRGDPGLSILKEVYSAYAERYNGTLVRDDARWENSVLVNGTSQKAVYYDEADAAQGYLLYEVKENKFTIKEIIYLNEEARQGLWTFIANHDSMIQEVTLQAPASDTLAFQLDNPRIQQEIVPYFMARIVSVEQFISQYPFASQDSPVQIVLQVEDAHAPWNEGVWQLNVAMNGTASIWKTSEPITDDQIIKVDIQSLTAVLMGYRRPTEMARIGRIHGPNTAIKALEQAIPERETYLLDFF; via the coding sequence ATGGAAATTCAGAAATTGACGGTAGATGATTTTGAACCAGCGATGGCACTCTCCGAATATGCTTTTCAAGTAGTAATGAGTGAAGAACAGAAAGAAAAACGGCGGAGTCAATTTTCGTCACAGGATATATGGGGTGTATATGAGGGCGGGCAGCTAGGAGCCAAACTTCACATCATTCCTTTTCAAACCTATATTCATGGCAGATCGTTCGAGATGGGCGGTATTGCGGGTGTAGCCACCTGGCCAGAGTATAGACGTAAAGGCTGGGTAGCGGGTCTGCTGAAGCATGCGTTGGAAGAAATGAATCGTAACAAACAAAGTATATCATTCTTGCATCCATTCTCCTTTGGTTTCTATCGAAAGTATGGATGGGAGACTTATGTTGAATTTAAACGTTATAAAGTACCTACAGCTCATTTGCCTTCGAAAAAAGCGACACCTGGAACAATTCGGCGTGGGGATCCGGGCCTAAGCATATTAAAGGAAGTATACAGTGCTTATGCTGAGCGTTATAACGGAACTCTGGTTCGGGATGATGCAAGGTGGGAGAATTCAGTTCTTGTTAATGGGACCAGCCAGAAGGCTGTATATTACGATGAAGCTGATGCAGCACAAGGTTATCTTTTATATGAGGTTAAGGAAAATAAATTTACCATTAAAGAGATCATCTATCTGAATGAAGAGGCGAGGCAAGGGCTGTGGACCTTCATTGCCAACCATGATTCCATGATCCAGGAAGTAACGTTGCAGGCGCCTGCCAGTGATACGCTTGCCTTCCAATTGGATAACCCACGGATTCAGCAGGAGATTGTACCTTATTTTATGGCGCGTATCGTTAGTGTAGAGCAGTTTATATCCCAGTATCCATTTGCAAGCCAGGACTCACCGGTGCAGATTGTTCTTCAGGTAGAAGATGCCCACGCTCCATGGAATGAAGGGGTATGGCAATTAAACGTGGCAATGAACGGGACAGCGTCCATATGGAAAACATCGGAGCCAATTACTGATGATCAGATCATTAAGGTGGATATTCAATCCCTTACCGCGGTCCTGATGGGATATCGCAGACCAACGGAAATGGCGCGAATCGGAAGAATTCACGGACCGAACACAGCAATCAAGGCTTTGGAACAAGCGATTCCTGAACGGGAAACCTATTTGCTCGATTTCTTCTGA
- a CDS encoding CtsR family transcriptional regulator: MRNISDIIERYLKSILHESPEGMVEIQRNDLADQFSCVPSQINYVISTRFTLEKGYLVESKRGGGGYVRIQRIELPAQSALHNHLHHSIGEEIGQTAAEGLIYQLEEARFLSKREAGLMRAAVSREVILVKLPYRDQIRARMLKAMLISLLGK, encoded by the coding sequence ATGCGTAATATCTCTGATATTATCGAACGATATCTGAAGAGTATTTTGCATGAAAGTCCCGAAGGAATGGTTGAAATTCAGCGTAATGATCTGGCAGATCAATTCTCATGTGTACCTTCCCAGATCAATTATGTCATCAGCACACGTTTTACACTCGAGAAGGGATACCTGGTAGAGAGTAAACGCGGCGGTGGTGGTTATGTTCGCATACAGCGCATTGAATTACCGGCCCAATCAGCTCTGCATAATCATTTGCACCATAGTATTGGTGAAGAGATCGGGCAGACAGCTGCCGAAGGTCTGATCTATCAATTGGAAGAAGCGCGCTTCTTGAGCAAGCGGGAAGCCGGGTTGATGCGAGCTGCTGTATCTAGAGAGGTTATATTGGTCAAACTTCCTTACCGGGATCAAATTCGTGCCAGAATGTTGAAGGCGATGTTAATATCTTTGCTCGGTAAATGA